The following coding sequences are from one Nicotiana tomentosiformis chromosome 3, ASM39032v3, whole genome shotgun sequence window:
- the LOC138907437 gene encoding uncharacterized protein, protein MRFSKLARHAVWLVITDRERIRRFIDGLTYQLRLLMTRERISGATFDEVVDIARQIEMVRGQEHEEREAKSPRGSGGPSGVHSGGQSYHNRGRPYKPAQMAHPVHRGASSGNSLYSARLGQSSLSALLA, encoded by the coding sequence atgaggttttccaagttggctcgtcatgcagtttggttggttatcacagatagggagaggattaggaggttcattgatggccttacaTATCAGTTACGGttgctcatgactagagagaggatatctggtgctactttcgacgaggtggtcgatattgctcgacagatagagatggtccgtggtcaggagcatgaggagagggaggccaagagccCTCGAGGTTCAGGTGGTCCCAGTGGTGTACATTCTGGGGGACAATCTTAtcacaacaggggtcgtccttataagcccgctcagatggctcatccagttcatcggggtgcatcatctggcaaTAGTTTATACAGTGCCCGTCTGGgacagtcatctctcagtgccctcctagcctag